From the Diospyros lotus cultivar Yz01 chromosome 13, ASM1463336v1, whole genome shotgun sequence genome, one window contains:
- the LOC127788072 gene encoding uncharacterized protein LOC127788072 — protein sequence MMMPQGSIAVDKPRMQGKVFALTASDAKQGNEIIQGSLSLYGVNVRVLFDTGSTHSFIAPHVICHIPIPRTILPYYLVVSTPGDMVLVWSEIKVYDKKCLGDLVVLGIKDFDLILGMDWLSRHYAKVDCRRKVIHFELSQQPVIVYRGTKPMSSIPMVLIMKAERLVRYGCEAYLAFITTDRNRKAKLSELPVVCEFPDVFPDELPGLPP from the coding sequence TTGCTGTAGATAAACCCCGTATGCAAGGAAAGGTATTCGCCCTGACGGCATCAGATGCAAAGCAAGGGAACGAGATAATTCAAGGTAGTCTGTCTTTATATGGTGTAAATGTGCGTGTGCTTTTTGATACGGGATCTAcgcattcttttattgcaccgCATGTGATATGTCATATTCCCATCCCTAGAACTATTTTACCATATTACCTGGTTGTGTCTACACCTGGGGATATGGTGTTAGTATGGAGTGAGATTAAGGTGTATGATAAGAAATGTCTTGGCGACTTAGTGGTGTTGGGCATCAAGGACTTCGATCTTATTCTAGGTATGGACTGGTTATCCCGACACTATGCTAAGGTGGATTGTCGAAGAAAGGTGATACATTTTGAGTTATCCCAGCAACCAGTTATTGTGTATAGAGGTACTAAGCCGATGAGCTCAATCCCAATGGTCTTGATAATGAAGGCAGAAAGGTTGGTACGATATGGTTGTGAGGCGTACCTTGCCTTTATAACCACCGATAGGAACCGTAAGGCGAAGTTATCGGAGCTTCCGGTGGTTTGTGAGTTTCCTGACGTGTTCCCAGATGAATTGCCAGGATTGCCACCTTAA